One part of the Arabidopsis thaliana chromosome 1 sequence genome encodes these proteins:
- a CDS encoding Leucine-rich repeat transmembrane protein kinase, with protein sequence MSAAYNLMIKSKSCLFSSSILFVVTLIYLLCTVSASPSLHPDEVEALKDITETLGVKHLNLSEDPCLTKTLVISQGVLKEGQNSTIRCDCHFNNYSTCHIKHFVLQKFNLPGRLPPMLYKFRHLESIDLYNNYLYGSIPMEWASLPYLKSISVCANRLSGDIPKGLGKFINLTLLVLEANQFSGTIPKELGNLVNLQGLGLSSNQLVGGLPKTLAKLTKLTNLHLSDNRLNGSIPEFIGKLPKLQRLELYASGLRGPIPDSIFHLENLIDVRISDTVAGLGHVPQITSTSLKYLVLRNINLSGPIPTSIWDLPSLMTLDLSFNRLTGEIPAYATAPKYTYLAGNMLSGKVETGAFLTASTNIDLSYNNFTWSPMCKERKNINTYESSHSKNRLTRLLPCSAIKQCQNYSRSLHINCGGPDVTIENSRGRFLYEGDNYGLTGSATNYYRKNWGYSNTGDFMDDAITEDTYTVSSESAVSAKYPDLYQNARRSPLSLAYYAFCFENGSYNVKLHFAEIQFSDVEPYTKLAKRVFNIYIQGKLIWEDFSIREEANGTHKEVIREVNTTVTDNTLEIRLYWAGKGTMIIPQRGYYGSLISAVSVCPSSESECGVPVQFLPVKKDHKPTKYPLILGLTLSLAFLLLAAFCWRKCVSNANAAERGSFSLRQLKVATNDFDPLNKIGEGGFGSVYKGRLPDGTLIAVKKLSSKSHQGNKEFVNEIGMIACLQHPNLVKLYGCCVEKNQLLLVYEYLENNCLSDALFGRSCLKLEWGTRHKICLGIARGLAFLHEDSAVKIIHRDIKGTNVLLDKDLNSKISDFGLARLHEDNQSHITTRVAGTIGYMAPEYAMRGHLTEKADVYSFGVVAMEIVSGKSNAKYTPDDECCVGLLDWFSISGICVAKERGYRGNSGSEAGRNVRCDGGRENDKGFTFMRQQVFDITAKHVASCEDA encoded by the exons ATGTCTGCAGCTTACAATCTCATGATTAAGTCGAAAAGTTGCCTTTTTAGCTCTTCTATTCTCTTTGTTGTTACACTTATCTACTTATTATGTACTGTAtctgcttctccttctctgcACCCAGATGAAG TGGAAGCGCTGAAGGATATCACTGAAACATTGGGTGTGAAGCACTTGAACCTAAGTGAAGATCCATGTCTCACAAAGACTCTAGTGATATCTCAAGGTGTTCTCAAGGAAGGACAGAACAGCACAATCAGATGTGACTGTCATTTCAATAACTACAGCACTTGTCATATCAAACACTT TGTCCTCCAGAAATTCAATCTTCCAGGTAGACTTCCTCCAATGCTGTACAAGTTTCGGCATCTTGAATCGAT TGACTTATACAATAATTACCTTTATGGCTCAATTCCTATGGAATGGGCCTCACTGCCTTACCTCAAATCTAT CTCTGTCTGTGCAAACCGCTTATCAGGAGACATTCCCAAAGGATTGGGGAAGTTTATTAACCTCACCCTTTT AGTTCTTGAAGCCAATCAGTTTTCGGGAACTATTCCTAAGGAACTAGGGAACCTAGTGAATCTACAAGGACT AGGACTCTCTTCCAACCAACTTGTCGGAGGCCTCCCCAAGACATTAGCAAAACTAACAAAGCTAACTAATCT CCATTTAAGTGATAATCGCCTGAACGGATCGATTCCAGAGTTTATTGGGAAGTTACCAAAACTTCAAAGATT AGAACTCTATGCGAGTGGCCTTAGAGGACCTATTCCAGACTCCATTTTTCATCTGGAGAATTTGATCGACGT GAGAATCAGTGACACGGTTGCAGGATTGGGACATGTTCCTCAGATAACTAGCACGAGCCTGAAATATTT GGTTTTGAGAAACATAAACTTATCTGGACCAATTCCAACCAGTATCTGGGATCTGCCCAGTTTAATGACTCT GGATCTTTCCTTTAATAGGCTGACTGGAGAAATACCAGCATATGCAACTGCCCCAAAATACAC ATATTTAGCTGGAAACATGTTGTCTGGAAAGGTTGAAACAGGAGCTTTCCTTACTGCAAGCACAAATAT TGATCTTTCCTATAATAATTTCACGTGGTCTCCAATGTGCAAAGAGAGGAA GAATATAAACACATATGAGAGCTCACACTCAAAAAACCGTCT AACCAGACTTCTTCCATGTTCCGCCATAAAGCAATGCCAAAATT ATAGTAGATCGCTGCATATAAACTGTGGGGGACCTGATGTAACCATCGAAAACTCTCGAGGAAGGTTTCTGTATGAAGGTGATAACTATGGACTTACCGGATCAGCTACGAACTATTATAGGAAAAATTGGGGATACAGCAATACTGGTGACTTTATGGATGATGCAATAACAGAAGATACATACACAGTTTCATCAGAATCTGCAGTTTCAGCAAAATATCCAGACCTTTACCAGAATGCTCGGCGCTCTCCCCTCAGTTTGGCTTACTATGCATTTTGCTTCGAAAATGGAAGCTACAATGTGAAACTCCATTTTGCAGAGATTCAGTTCTCAGATGTGGAACCATACACTAAACTAGCGAAACGGGTTTTTAACATTTACATTCAG GGGAAGTTGATTTGGGAGGATTTCAGCATTAGAGAGGAGGCTAATGGAACTCACAAAGAAGTTATAAGAGAAGTAAACACGACCGTGACTGATAACACTTTAGAGATACGGCTTTACTGGGCAGGGAAAGGCACAATGATCATTCCTCAAAGAGGGTACTATGGCTCTCTTATCTCTGCAGTCTCAGTTTGTCCCA GTTCAGAATCTGAATGCGGTg TTCCAGTGCAATTTCTTCCGGTAAAAAAAGATcataaaccaacaaaatatccTCTAATTCTTGGCTTAACACTCTCTCTTGCTTTCTTGCTCCTGGCCGCATTCTGTTGGAGAAAGTGTGTTAGCAATGCAAATGCAGCAGAACGAG GTTCCTTCAGTTTGAGGCAACTAAAAGTCGCGACCAACGATTTTGATCCCTTAAACAAGATTGGAGAAGGCGGCTTTGGATCTGTTTATAAG GGGCGATTACCAGATGGAACATTGATTGCGGTAAAGAAGCTATCTTCCAAATCACATCAAGGTAACAAAGAGTTTGTAAACGAGATCGGTATGATCGCTTGCCTGCAGCACCCGAACCTTGTGAAGCTTTATGGATGCTGTGTTGAGAAAAACCAGCTGCTTCTTGTCTATGAGTACTTGGAGAACAATTGTCTTTCTGATGCATTATTTG GAAGAAGCTGTCTCAAACTAGAATGGGGAACAAGACACAAAATATGCTTGGGAATCGCGAGAGGGCTTGCTTTCCTCCATGAAGATTCAGCAGTTAAGATCATTCACCGAGACATTAAAGGGACAAATGTTCTACTTGACAAGGATCTGAACTCAAAGATATCAGATTTCGGGTTGGCCAGGCTCCATGAAGACAATCAGAGTCACATTACCACCAGAGTTGCAGGAACAAT AGGATATATGGCTCCTGAATATGCAATGAGGGGTCACCTAACAGAAAAGGCAGATGTTTACAGCTTCGGTGTGGTGGCAATGGAGATTGTTAGCGGAAAGAGCAACGCGAAATACACGCCAGATGACGAATGTTGTGTTGGCCTTCTCGATTGG TTTTCAATTTCAGGCATTTGTGTTGCAAAAGAAAGGGGATATCGCGGAAATTCTGGATCCGAGGCTGGAAGGAATGTTCGATGTGATGGAGGCAGAGAGAATGATAAAGGTTTCACTTTTATGCGCCAACAAGTCTTCGACATTACGGCCAAACATGTCGCAAGTTGTGAAGATGCTTGA
- a CDS encoding Leucine-rich repeat transmembrane protein kinase, whose protein sequence is MSAAYNLMIKSKSCLFSSSILFVVTLIYLLCTVSASPSLHPDEVEALKDITETLGVKHLNLSEDPCLTKTLVISQGVLKEGQNSTIRCDCHFNNYSTCHIKHFVLQKFNLPGRLPPMLYKFRHLESIDLYNNYLYGSIPMEWASLPYLKSISVCANRLSGDIPKGLGKFINLTLLVLEANQFSGTIPKELGNLVNLQGLGLSSNQLVGGLPKTLAKLTKLTNLHLSDNRLNGSIPEFIGKLPKLQRLELYASGLRGPIPDSIFHLENLIDVRISDTVAGLGHVPQITSTSLKYLVLRNINLSGPIPTSIWDLPSLMTLDLSFNRLTGEIPAYATAPKYTYLAGNMLSGKVETGAFLTASTNIDLSYNNFTWSPMCKERKNINTYESSHSKNRLTRLLPCSAIKQCQNYSRSLHINCGGPDVTIENSRGRFLYEGDNYGLTGSATNYYRKNWGYSNTGDFMDDAITEDTYTVSSESAVSAKYPDLYQNARRSPLSLAYYAFCFENGSYNVKLHFAEIQFSDVEPYTKLAKRVFNIYIQGKLIWEDFSIREEANGTHKEVIREVNTTVTDNTLEIRLYWAGKGTMIIPQRGYYGSLISAVSVCPSSESECGGMKKKISKLKGPDLRTGSFSLRQLKVATNDFDPLNKIGEGGFGSVYKGRLPDGTLIAVKKLSSKSHQGNKEFVNEIGMIACLQHPNLVKLYGCCVEKNQLLLVYEYLENNCLSDALFAGRSCLKLEWGTRHKICLGIARGLAFLHEDSAVKIIHRDIKGTNVLLDKDLNSKISDFGLARLHEDNQSHITTRVAGTIGYMAPEYAMRGHLTEKADVYSFGVVAMEIVSGKSNAKYTPDDECCVGLLDWFSISGICVAKERGYRGNSGSEAGRNVRCDGGRENDKGFTFMRQQVFDITAKHVASCEDA, encoded by the exons ATGTCTGCAGCTTACAATCTCATGATTAAGTCGAAAAGTTGCCTTTTTAGCTCTTCTATTCTCTTTGTTGTTACACTTATCTACTTATTATGTACTGTAtctgcttctccttctctgcACCCAGATGAAG TGGAAGCGCTGAAGGATATCACTGAAACATTGGGTGTGAAGCACTTGAACCTAAGTGAAGATCCATGTCTCACAAAGACTCTAGTGATATCTCAAGGTGTTCTCAAGGAAGGACAGAACAGCACAATCAGATGTGACTGTCATTTCAATAACTACAGCACTTGTCATATCAAACACTT TGTCCTCCAGAAATTCAATCTTCCAGGTAGACTTCCTCCAATGCTGTACAAGTTTCGGCATCTTGAATCGAT TGACTTATACAATAATTACCTTTATGGCTCAATTCCTATGGAATGGGCCTCACTGCCTTACCTCAAATCTAT CTCTGTCTGTGCAAACCGCTTATCAGGAGACATTCCCAAAGGATTGGGGAAGTTTATTAACCTCACCCTTTT AGTTCTTGAAGCCAATCAGTTTTCGGGAACTATTCCTAAGGAACTAGGGAACCTAGTGAATCTACAAGGACT AGGACTCTCTTCCAACCAACTTGTCGGAGGCCTCCCCAAGACATTAGCAAAACTAACAAAGCTAACTAATCT CCATTTAAGTGATAATCGCCTGAACGGATCGATTCCAGAGTTTATTGGGAAGTTACCAAAACTTCAAAGATT AGAACTCTATGCGAGTGGCCTTAGAGGACCTATTCCAGACTCCATTTTTCATCTGGAGAATTTGATCGACGT GAGAATCAGTGACACGGTTGCAGGATTGGGACATGTTCCTCAGATAACTAGCACGAGCCTGAAATATTT GGTTTTGAGAAACATAAACTTATCTGGACCAATTCCAACCAGTATCTGGGATCTGCCCAGTTTAATGACTCT GGATCTTTCCTTTAATAGGCTGACTGGAGAAATACCAGCATATGCAACTGCCCCAAAATACAC ATATTTAGCTGGAAACATGTTGTCTGGAAAGGTTGAAACAGGAGCTTTCCTTACTGCAAGCACAAATAT TGATCTTTCCTATAATAATTTCACGTGGTCTCCAATGTGCAAAGAGAGGAA GAATATAAACACATATGAGAGCTCACACTCAAAAAACCGTCT AACCAGACTTCTTCCATGTTCCGCCATAAAGCAATGCCAAAATT ATAGTAGATCGCTGCATATAAACTGTGGGGGACCTGATGTAACCATCGAAAACTCTCGAGGAAGGTTTCTGTATGAAGGTGATAACTATGGACTTACCGGATCAGCTACGAACTATTATAGGAAAAATTGGGGATACAGCAATACTGGTGACTTTATGGATGATGCAATAACAGAAGATACATACACAGTTTCATCAGAATCTGCAGTTTCAGCAAAATATCCAGACCTTTACCAGAATGCTCGGCGCTCTCCCCTCAGTTTGGCTTACTATGCATTTTGCTTCGAAAATGGAAGCTACAATGTGAAACTCCATTTTGCAGAGATTCAGTTCTCAGATGTGGAACCATACACTAAACTAGCGAAACGGGTTTTTAACATTTACATTCAG GGGAAGTTGATTTGGGAGGATTTCAGCATTAGAGAGGAGGCTAATGGAACTCACAAAGAAGTTATAAGAGAAGTAAACACGACCGTGACTGATAACACTTTAGAGATACGGCTTTACTGGGCAGGGAAAGGCACAATGATCATTCCTCAAAGAGGGTACTATGGCTCTCTTATCTCTGCAGTCTCAGTTTGTCCCA GTTCAGAATCTGAATGCGGTggtatgaagaagaaaatctcaa agCTTAAGGGACCTGATCTAAGAACAGGTTCCTTCAGTTTGAGGCAACTAAAAGTCGCGACCAACGATTTTGATCCCTTAAACAAGATTGGAGAAGGCGGCTTTGGATCTGTTTATAAG GGGCGATTACCAGATGGAACATTGATTGCGGTAAAGAAGCTATCTTCCAAATCACATCAAGGTAACAAAGAGTTTGTAAACGAGATCGGTATGATCGCTTGCCTGCAGCACCCGAACCTTGTGAAGCTTTATGGATGCTGTGTTGAGAAAAACCAGCTGCTTCTTGTCTATGAGTACTTGGAGAACAATTGTCTTTCTGATGCATTATTTG CAGGAAGAAGCTGTCTCAAACTAGAATGGGGAACAAGACACAAAATATGCTTGGGAATCGCGAGAGGGCTTGCTTTCCTCCATGAAGATTCAGCAGTTAAGATCATTCACCGAGACATTAAAGGGACAAATGTTCTACTTGACAAGGATCTGAACTCAAAGATATCAGATTTCGGGTTGGCCAGGCTCCATGAAGACAATCAGAGTCACATTACCACCAGAGTTGCAGGAACAAT AGGATATATGGCTCCTGAATATGCAATGAGGGGTCACCTAACAGAAAAGGCAGATGTTTACAGCTTCGGTGTGGTGGCAATGGAGATTGTTAGCGGAAAGAGCAACGCGAAATACACGCCAGATGACGAATGTTGTGTTGGCCTTCTCGATTGG TTTTCAATTTCAGGCATTTGTGTTGCAAAAGAAAGGGGATATCGCGGAAATTCTGGATCCGAGGCTGGAAGGAATGTTCGATGTGATGGAGGCAGAGAGAATGATAAAGGTTTCACTTTTATGCGCCAACAAGTCTTCGACATTACGGCCAAACATGTCGCAAGTTGTGAAGATGCTTGA